Proteins encoded together in one Asterias rubens chromosome 4, eAstRub1.3, whole genome shotgun sequence window:
- the LOC117289021 gene encoding uncharacterized protein LOC117289021 — MQGKTQGQGSSIKCQACTEKIVAVSKCVDCDDYLCPACQRAHQRMKLMKDHTLIPLQSGEPTGIKRKPSMKCKTHSNQDVTYFCETCQMLACFKCSSTDHVKPLHSLVNLKEALQTCKQEAAELVVKVENNNSELNDACDELEKTCKKMDVMFADTNEKISRKAEKEIAKAVGRIREEEQKLKQTAEESYKHRVKTIKQALTQNVNTTTQTTSKLDEVKLVMPHLNDNMLEYVKNKLLQYLEEMSNIKAEGVSDMLFFMDFEEDEDSLGKLVLEEKSPVIKPEIQRLATSIKKVLVVGKKPGALPPSPGFVCLSKQWALKTDVKTFGFEKTKFRHACNVAAFSDNEIVISEAQFKILISLNSSDQTIDFPRRLHINGLTNPSRITTSGNNNLVVLDSPDVKIFTRDYQLLRQFTPCKGTDGVPSCLAVDDRDTIAVGYKNKGEISLHSANGNLIRKLPAPMLGDFATVCRQHFIYTNEQKKLVSVNYNGKLVFSVDVPSRFSPTGVSCDTDGSIYVAVNHWASGSVHRFTPCGKYMECIIKDCRPPLNITFTPNGELVLAATDSVQIYHRV; from the coding sequence ATGCAGGGGAAAACACAGGGTCAAGGGTCAAGTATCAAGTGTCAAGCGTGTACTGAGAAAATCGTGGCAGTTTCAAAGTGTGTAGACTGCGATGATTATCTGTGTCCAGCATGCCAACGTGCGCATCAGCGCATGAAACTGATGAAGGACCACACACTCATTCCTTTGCAATCAGGGGAACCTACAGGCATCAAGAGGAAACCCTCAATGAAATGCAAGACACACTCCAACCAAGACGTCACCTACTTCTGTGAGACATGTCAGATGTTGGCATGTTTTAAATGCAGCAGTACAGATCACGTCAAACCCTTGCACTCTCTGGTCAATCTAAAAGAAGCTCTCCAAACATGTAAGCAAGAGGCCGCTGAATTAGTTGTCAAGGTAGAAAACAACAACTCGGAGTTGAATGACGCTTGTGATGAGCTGGAAAAAACCTGCAAGAAAATGGACGTTATGTTCGCCGACACCAATGAAAAAATCTCAAGAAAGGCTGAGAAGGAGATTGCCAAGGCAGTTGGAAGGATCAGAGAGGAGGaacaaaaactgaaacaaaCAGCAGAGGAGAGTTATAAACACAGAGTCAAGACAATTAAACAGGCCCTTACTCAAAACGTCAACACGACGACCCAGACAACGAGCAAGCTAGATGAAGTGAAACTAGTCATGCCTCATCTTAACGACAATATGCTTGAATACGTTAAGAACAAACTGTTACAATACCTTGAAGAAATGTCTAATATTAAGGCGGAGGGCGTGTCAGATATGCTTTTCTTTATGGACtttgaagaagatgaagattCACTCGGGAAGTTGGTTCTGGAAGAGAAGTCTCCCGTTATTAAACCAGAAATACAACGACTGgcaacatctattaaaaaagtACTGGTTGTTGGGAAGAAGCCCGGGGCCCTGCCCCCTAGCCCTGGGTTTGTGTGTCTGAGCAAACAGTGGGCCCTCAAAACTGATGTGAAGACGTTCGGATTTGAAAAGACAAAATTCCGCCACGCATGCAATGTTGCAGCCTTCTCCGACAACGAAATAGTCATATCAGAAGCTCAGTTTAAAATTCTGATCTCTCTCAACTCATCGGACCAAACCATCGACTTCCCGCGACGGCTGCACATCAATGGTCTGACAAATCCCTCTAGGATCACCACAAGTGGGAATAACAATCTCGTCGTTCTAGACAGTCCAGATGTGAAGATTTTCACCAGGGACTACCAACTCCTACGTCagttcacaccatgcaaagggACCGACGGTGTACCATCATGCCTTGCTGTGGACGACAGAGATACCATAGCAGTGGGATACAAGAACAAGGGCGAGATCTCCCTGCACAGCGCAAACGGAAACCTCATCCGAAAACTTCCGGCTCCGATGCTGGGCGACTTTGCGACAGTCTGCAGGCAGCACTTCATCTATACAAACGAACAGAAGAAGTTAGTTTCGGTGAACTACAACGGTAAGTTGGTGTTCTCGGTTGACGTCCCTTCTCGATTTTCCCCAACGGGTGTCTCTTGTGATACAGATGGCAGCATTTACGTTGCTGTGAATCACTGGGCATCGGGAAGCGTACATCGGTTCACTCCTTGTGGCAAGTACATGGAGTGCATCATCAAGGATTGCAGACCCCCGCTTAATATCACATTCACACCCAATGGAGAACTGGTTTTGGCTGCCACAGATTCAGTACAAATCTATCATCGAGTGTAA